In Novipirellula aureliae, the sequence ACGACTTGAGCGAAACGCACGATCGAGACGCTTTCTGGAAACGCCGAGGCCAAAGAAACGATGGTTTCCGCCACCGCTGCCGCAAGACCAAAATCAAGGATTCCTAACAAACCCGGTCATGCACCCACAAAGCAAAGCTAAAAATGATCTAAAACACTATTCCAGTTTTTTGTGTCTTCTTGTGTTTTTCGTGGCCATCAATCCATCGTCATCAGAAACTTTTTCACGTACAGCTTCGTGGCTTTCTCAAAATGCATGTTGACATGGGCATCTTCTTGACGGAGTTTACCGATGGCTAGACCTGTTTCTTCGCAACCGACCGAGGCCGAGTTGGCAATATTGAAGATTTTGTGGAAACAGGGGCAGGCAACCACTCGGGAGATTTACAATGGACTTTCGGCCGATCGCGAGACGAACGACTCGACGACGGTCCATCATTGCGGTTGAGTACCTGCTAACCTTTTCGTATCACCCCGGAACCGTCTCGGGCTATTTCAACGGTCGCAGGATCATGGCGTGTCCGCCGCCGACGGCCATTTTTGCGTGAATCACGTCGCCGCTTTTGACGGTCACGGTTTTGATTTCATAGGCTTCGGAGTTGGAAAGACCGTGCGTATCGGGTGCGTCCTGGTAAAGAGTGGCCTGATAGGTTTTTCCTGGCTCGAGAAAATCGAGTGGGACATCCAAGGTCCGGCTGGTTTGATCGCTGACCGATCCGACAAACCAGACATCAGCGGATCGGCGGGCGGTTGTGATGTATTCTCCGATCTTTGAGTTCAGCACGAGAGTATCGTCCCACGTTGCAGGCATCAATTTAAGGAATTCAAACAGGTCGGCCTTCTTCAGATACTCTTCCGGCGCATCGGGTAGTGTGACAAGACCGGTATAGATCACCAGCGTCCGAGCCACCTCGCTAACAACCGTTGAAACATAGGAGTTCCGTTTTCTCGGGCCTTTCATTCGCTCGCCCGCATTGATGCTGTTGAGGCCGAAGTTGCCATTGGACATATCAAGTGGCCCCGTCAATCCACTCACCATCGCCATCCTGAGAAAGGTTTCCGGTGTGAAAGCGCTTCGGCTATCCTGTTGGCCGTGGCAATATTCTCGCGAGATCAAGTTGGGCATCGTTCTCTCGACGCCCGTCATCGGTACAGGTCCGTCATGAAAATTAATCAGCAAATGGTTTTCCGCGGCTGCATGGATGGAATCGCGAGTGAAATCGGCCTTGTTGCCCATGAAGCCATATTTCATGCCCGAGGCACCGAGTTTCGCATAGTGGCGGAACAGTGTTCTATCACCGAAGTTGCCCTTCTTGCGATCGTAGTAGAGCATGATCTTGACGCCCTTATCTTTGGCGTAGGCCATCACCTTTTCGATGTCAACTTCGGGCGCGACGACCATTTCCCCATCCTCCGCACTCGTGAACCAGAAATCGTCCACGGTAAAGTATTCAATTCCCTGCTCAGCGCAGAAGTCGATGTAGCGTAGGTAACTACGTGTATCGATGTTGTAAACAAATTCGCCGTTGTCGTAGCCGTGAACGCGCCAATCCCACAGTCCCTTGCCCGGCTTGATCCAGCTCGTATCGTCCAATTTGCAAGGGGCGGCTAGGTTTAACGCCACGGTATTGACGCATAAATCTCCTGCCGTTTCGCCGAGCAGGATGACCCGCCATGGGGTCATCTGTCCCTCACCGCTTGAAACCGCTGACTGCGTGGCCGCTAGCGTCTTGGTCGCCGGATTAGCGCCCAGGGCCATGCTCTCGAATCCTGTTGACGAATAGAGATCGGATTCAAGCAATGCCAAATGCAACCCGTCAGTACGTTCTGTTACCAGAGGAACGGCTATCTTCTTCGCCGTTGCCGGATCCCCAACGGTGCCGCCACGCTGTCCTGCGTAATGGGCCGCGCCGTTGAGCACGTTGTAGCCGCTGGTAAATGTCATTCTTTTCCCTTCGGACGCCTCTGTCAGCACAAAGCGGAAGCCGATGCCGGTATCGAAGACCCGGCAAAGCAGGTTGACCGGGATGCCGTCGGCCGTGAGCGAAAGCGACAACTCACGATGGTGGTCACGGATCGTGGCGAACTGTCCCCATACCGGTTCCCAGCTTGTGTCGTTTTCGCGTATCGACTGATCGACCACTGCTATTTCCGCGCCTGCAAAAATCCCCAGCTTGGAGGAACCGATAACCGGCTTGCCGTCTCTCGAAACCGAGTAGAACAACTCCCCATTGGTCACTTCAAAGGCGGCCGCGGTTTGACCATCCGGCGATTGAACCACAACCGGTGCGGCAAACAGATTCGGCACTGCCAAGACAGTTACCAATACAATTGCAAAACATCTCTTCATCTCAGTTCCATTCCTAGACAGGGACTTCTTTCGTATCGATCTGCAAGACTAGTTTAATTCCAGTTACTTGCGGTGAGTCGTTTTTTTGGATTCCTGCTTCGCATTCACTTTTCCCGCTCGCATGGCCGCATCGACCGTTTCCCAATCCTTCCCATTGCTGATGATCGGGGCGTTGGGAATGGCCGATCCCGTTGGCCGCTGGGCAGTGCCTGTATTCGCCGAGTTCGGAGCGCGTCTGTTTCCCCGTTTTCAACATCTGTTTCACAATCTCGGGATGGGATTCCCGCTTCGCCAAACGCCTTGATCATCTCGCCGAACCCCCAATCAAGTTCCGCGATGACGTCGCCACGCACCCCACCTTTGGAGACGCCCGCAAACGCCTTCCCGGCTATAGATGGGGTGTGCGGATCGTTGCGGGCGATAGAGAGGAAGAAGGGTTTGTTGCCGATTCGCTTTGAGCGTTTGGGGTTCATGATTCAGCTTTTTTCGTTGCGTTTGTTCTTGCGCGCCGTAGCGCAGCAGGACCTTCGGCTCGCCTTCACGGGAGCGAAGTTTTCCGGATCGACGCCGTACAACTCTTCGTAAAAGGCATGCCAATGCCACAAGCGGTCATCGCTACTCAAGTAGACGGCGCCAGTTCAACAGCGAGCTCCTGAAAGGCGGTATTTTCACCGCCTCCGCTTTCAGTGACTGGCGAAACCGCCCAGACGATCCATCGGAATTTGCCAAGCGAATGACCTTCGGTGGCACGTAAGGAAGCCGCAGTATAGTTGGCCTCGGCCTTCCCCGTATCGATTGTGCCTAGCGGTGTGTAATCGCTGAGATCCCAGCCGGGATCGGTCGCCGCGTCGCTGGCGTACAGAGCTATCTTTTGAGCCCCACGCTTTCCTTTGTAATCAACGGACCAACTGGTAATCGCTGAGACAGATTGTGTCGTGCCTAAGTCCAGTCTGTAGGATCCGTTCTGGACACCATTCGCGAACACCGGGCCGATGCCTGTAGAAAGTTTTCCGTCGCAGAGTGATCGAAGGGGATCGTTCTTGGTCTGCGGATTTGCGGTAACGGTCCAGGTGGAGGCCTCTGCGAGCGGCAGCTTGGCGAAGCCAGTGGCGCTCGAGGCGGTTTCGATGACCACCGTTGCGCCTGATAGGGTGAAAGGTTTCATGGGCGGATGCCTAGGATCGGACTGGTCGGCTCGTCCTTCCAAATCAACCTCCTTCGTTCCCGTCAGCGCCTGATCCGCATCGTGAACGATGACATTGGGATGGTGCTGGTTCTCGTCGGTCACAATTTCAAAGGACCAGGCATGTTCACTTTGGCCAAGATCCGTTGGGGGGGTAATTTTCAATCCCTGCGGCGTCATTTGATAACTCACCGGGGCATCGGATCCGAGCAAGCGGACGGATGCCACCTTCTCTGCGTCCCAGCCTGCCATACCTGTGATCACAAACGGTGCATCTGGCTTGCTAAGTTTGATCGCATAAAGTTTTTTACCGTTGGTCGTGAAAGCCAATTGCTCATCTTGCTGCTCGCTCTCTTTCCAATAGCGGGAACCGTAGATCGCGTCTCCGTTAATCGACAGCCAACTCTTCATCGCCATCAGACGTTCCATCTGAGGTTCTGGAATGGTGCCATCTGGCTTCGGCCCGATGTTTACTAGGAAATTTCCGTTACGGCTGATTACTTCAACCATCTCGTGAATCACGCGTTCGATGGACTTGTATCGGTCTCCTTCTAGATATCCGAACGAGGTTCCAAAGGTTGTGCAACTTTCCCATTTGGGCCCAATCACTTTGAGTTTGAGATTGTCCTTTTCCAAACATCCAACTCCCGCAGGCCAGTTGCGATTGCCGCCCTTGTTGTTGACGTAGACTTCTGCACCGCGCGCTGCTCCATCGTTCATGAAATCAGTGATCATATTCCGAAAACTATCGTAGAAGTATTGGACCTCCGGTTTGAAGTCGGGAGGAACCGTTCGCGAGTTGTTACCGTTTCGGGTGAAGATCGGTACGTCATCGATCCAGAGGAAGTCAGGCTGGTACTTTGTCTGAATCTCTTTCCAACGCGCCACATAGTCGTCGACAAACTCTTTGCTCAATCCGAAGGGGCCATACAAAGAAGCCGCCTCGGGAACACGTCGGATCTCTTCGGCAATATCATCTTGAGGCACCGCATCGACTTGATAAAGCTTCTTCGCGAAAAAGGTCTGATGGCGCTCACGGTGGTAGGAAGGTGCGAACTTCAGACCATGCGTTTTCAAGGCTTTTCCAAGATCGCCGACGAGGTCCCGTTTCGGACCCATGTCCATCGCGTTCCAGGGAGTGAGATCCGAATCCCAGTTCGCCCAGCCATCATGATGCTCGGCCGTCATGACACAGTATTTGAAGCCGACATCCGCAAAGAGCTTTGCCCATGCCTCGGGATCCCAGTTCTCGGCTTTGAATTCAGGAATGATATCCTTGTAGCCGAAGTCTGGTGGTGTCGCTCCCCACCGATCTTGCATGTAGGGGTAGTAGTGCTCTCGCCCTGAATAGAGCAGCTTGGGGACGTGCTCGGCATAGCCTCGACCTCCTTGGCGGTAGCCAATCACACTGTAGGGACCCCAGTGAATGAAGATACCAATCTTTCCATCATCAAACCAAGCAGGAACAGGCATCTTTTGCAGTGATTCCCAGCTGCCGTCATACGGTTGCTTTTCCTGTGCTCCGAGAGTACGAGCGGCCAGTAAAACGAGGCCGATTATTAAACCGCCGAGCCATTTGTTTTTCATTGTCATGATCTGTGATCTCAATTTACAAGAAGTCTTCTAAGGAATGGATGTTGTTTCTGGATGTTTGGCAAATATAACAATCTGAGCTTTTGACACTGTCGAGTTAACGCTGTGGGACTGTTAAAACGATGGGTTTGACCACAGCCGAAGTTGCCAGACTTGGGACGTCGCTTATCGCGTCGATCCAATCTCTGGCGAGATTGACTAGGCTCCATATGAAAAGGTGCAGGACCACGAGTGCTTTGTCACCGCTTGATTTTAGGCTTGGCATAGAATGGCTGGGGTATCTCGCCCCCGTAAACTGCGACGGGAAGCCACAGCCACCAAAGATGCTTACCCTGATTGATTCTTCGTTGTGACAAAGGACTCGTCTGTCTTTACTGGGGGTGGAATGCGGTTGCGTGAGTATAAAATTCGTTGGTGGGTTGAGCTGAAAGTGTGCGTATCACTCTATCAGATCTCTACGACTCGATGGCATTCTCACGTGTCGCCAGGTGGGAAACCGAGGACGCTGTGGTGGGCAAGCAGGCCGGCCGTGCACAACACGACGTCCTGCAACACATTGTAGTTTCTACTTTTGACGTAGTAAACCGGAGAAACGCTTTTCCGACGAGAGTCGGAGCGAGCTAGGCGGATAGCATGGCGCAAACTCCAATTCGATAACTCGCGTACCATCGAGATCGATGCAGCGATGAGCGTCGCGGTGGTCGCGAGTTTCAGAAAGACTCACCTACGTGAACGCTCCAAGATTTAGAAGTACGAATTTGCAAGTCCCGATAGGAGAAGGAGGACCGGTATACCATATTGGAAGTAGCGGGAAGAACCGTATGGCTATCGCTTTCTACCGGGGCTTGCCGCACTCGCTTTGGCATTCGGAGGACCACAAAGTTCACGATTCGGCGCTAGCCCGGATGATTCATTAGCCGTTTTGGCAATAGCGGCCTGTCGATTTAATCGTTTAACGCTTAGCCGAAGGCGTCAGCTTTTCCAAAAGCGGTCGCCTATGGCTTGGCGTTAAACAATCAGTCGAGTCAAACCGATTATATCGACAGGCCGCTAACGCCAAAACGGCTAATACGCAGACTGTTTTTCGAGCAATGAACGTAAACGCTTGAAGGCGTAGACGTTAGCAAAACAATTTGCAAGCCCATGAATCATCCGGGCTAGGCAGACGAGCGTTTTAATCAAGGCCAAGCAAGACATTCTTCCCGCCCTGACCCCCGTTGTCCCTAGGCAAGTTGCTCCTCAGCAGAGCTAGGCCTCCGGCCTGAAAACAATGCGACGGTGGTCGAGAAGTGATGGATGATGTTCACGAATCGGCCCGTCGTCGGCACCGAGCAAAGAGGCAGAGGGAGGAGTCCAGTATCGCGTACAGTTGCCGCCGTCATTTCGGCGAAACACAAACTCCCCATCGGGCTGATTAATCCAAGTCTGAATCTCAATCTCCGCTGCGATGAATTCCCAATAAAGATAGCGAACCCGCGGATCCTCTCGCATCGACATGTTGAGCCATGCCAACTCCTGTTTGGTGGCCACTTGGTCGCAGACACGTGAAAAGAGGCAAAGCAATTCAGTTTGCATGGTTGGCGATCGAAACGTACGCTTTGCAAGACCTTCGAATATACCTAACTTCTGTCACAACGGAAATTCTGTGATTCTCGTTAGCGAGTTCCTCGGGTTGCGTTATGTTTTGGTATCCTTTGAACTTGGAACACCCGGGGCATGCCCAAAAATCCTCCTTCCACATTGTACTCGTCCCCATTTAAGTTGAACGATCCCCTCCAATACCCTTACCCCGAAATTCACGACACGAAGATGATCAAGCAACCACGCCGAAATCGCTTTCACTACCAAGACAATCGATTCGTATGGAGATCGGTTTGCTACACGCTGTTGATCAGTCTGTTGGGCGGCATCTCACCAATCGCAGCGATGGAAATTGAAAACGATGCGAATCGCAATGCCGACTACGTCGATTATGAATCGTTTGGGGCTGTAGGGGATGGAATCGCTGATGATTTGCCAGCGATTTGTAAAGCGCATGCCCATGCAAACAAGCATGCTTTGAGTGTCAGGTCAAAACCCAACGCAACCTACCATCTGGGGCACCAGGCGATAACCGCCATCATTGCTACCGACACCGATTGGAATACTTCGAAGTTTATTATTGACGATACATCGGTCGACAATCACAAGAAATCACTTTTTGAGGTGCGATCGTTGTTAAACAGCGAGCCGTTAAAGATCACACGTCTGAAGCGAGATCAGAAGCAATTGGACGTGCATCCGGTGCGAGATTGCTATCTCACCGTATTCGACGACAATACCAAACGATATCGACGCAAAGGAAATAACCAAAACTCGGGCGTAGCACAGAGCGATTGCTTTATTTTGCACCGCGACGGAACCATCGAAGGTGACATCGATTGGGATTACGAAGATGTGACTCGCGTCACTGTGCGGCCAATCGATAGTGATCGGCTCGTTCTTCGCGGAGGCGTCTTTACGACGATTGCAAATCGCATGAAGCAAGAGACCGGCTACAACTACTGGTCCAGAAATATCAAGATTTCGCGATCCAATACGGAGGTGATTGGATTAACACATCACGTCGTGGGTGAAACCGAGGTGGGGCATCCTTACTCAGGTTTTATTTCTGTTCGAGATTGTGCGAACGTGACTCTCCGAGATTGTTTTGCAACAGGACATAAAACGTACCAAACCATCGGATCGGCCAATAAGCCGGTTAGCATGGGGTCGTATGATTTCCAAGCGAGCAGCGTCGTCAACTTTTGCATGATCGGCTGCACGATGGACAATATCTTGGACCGTTCCTTGTGGGGCGTCATCGGCACCAACCACTGCAAGAACATTTTGCTGGAGGACTGCGTTTTATCCCGAATGGATACACACATGGGAGTTTCCGGTACTTATACCATTCGCCGCTGTACGCTGGGACACGCTGGACTCAACGCGATCGGACGCGGACGGTTGACGGTGGAAGACTCCACCTTGCATGGACGTTCTCTGATTAGCTTGCGAAGCGATTATGGAAGTACTTGGGAAGGTGATGTCGTCATTCGTAACTGCCGATGGATACCATCCGGCGGCAGACAAACTTGGCCGATATTGATGCAAGTCCGTAACGATTCAACTCATGACTTTGGCTATCAATGTTTCATGCCGACCCGTGTGACCATCGACGGGTTGTTCGTTGACGATTCGAATGTTCCTGCCAACTATCAAGGCATGTACTTGTTTGATGATCCAGATCGAGGAAGAGAGATACCTGAGTCGAAGCGATCTTTTCCTTACACACTGACCAAGGAAGTCGTGATTCAAGGCTTGAAAACGGCCAGCGGTAAAGCGCCCGTTGTTTCGCAGAACAAGCGTCTGAGAGCAAACGTTACGGTCGTACCATAACGAACTCCATTGATCACACTGGCGTTGGGCACGCGGTCTAACTATAGCAAAATCTCGCGAACCACTCGGCTTGATTCGACGCCCGTTAGCTTTTGGTCGAGTCCCTGGAACGGATAGGTGAAGCGATCCGAGTCGATTCCCATTACGTGCATGATGGTTGCATTGAGATCGCGGATGTGAACAGGATCTTTGACGATGTTGTAACTGAACTCGTCCGTTTCACCATGAACGACACCCTCCCGAACACCGGCACCAGCCATCCAAACGGTAAAGCACTTGGAATGATGGTCCCGACCATAGTTGTTCAGCGTCAGTTTGCCTTGACAATAGATCGTTCGCCCAAATTCTCCTCCCCAAACCACAAGCGTATCGTCAAGCAATCCGCGTTGGCGGAGATCGGCTAGCAATCCCGAGGAAGCCTGATCGACATCGCGGCATTGATTCGGTAGATCTTTGGGGAGCACGTCATGCTGATCCCATCCTCGATGAAAAATTTGAGAAAAACGTACCCCTCGCTCTGCCATCCGGCGAGCCATCAAGCAACAATTGGCAAACGTGCCTGGCGTCCGCACATCGGGACCGTAAAGATCGAGAACATGTTGTGGCTCATCGCTAATGTCGGTCAAATCAGGGACGCTGGTTTGCATCCGAAACGCCATTTCATATTGAGCAATTCTCGCATTGGTTTCGGGATCGCCGATACGTTCGGCAGTATTTTTGTTGATCGCCGATAGCGAATCGAGCATCCTGCGACGGACGACAGGATCGATCCCAGCGTGGTTCGATAAGTAAAGCACCGGATCGCCGCTGCTCCGCAACGCTACACCTTGATGTTTGCTCGGCAAGAATCCGCTGCCCCATAACCGGTTGTAGAGAGCTTGGGCTTCTTGGCGTCCTGTCCAGGAAGCCGTCATGACGACAAAGCCTGGCAAGTTTTCGTTGACACTGCCGAGTCCATAGTTTAGCCATGCCCCCAAACTGGCTTTGCCCGGCAATTGATTTCCGGTGCAGATAGCCGTGATGGCTGGATCATGATTGATCGCGTCGGTGTACATTGATTTGATCAATGCGATGTCATCCACTTTGCTCGCCATGTGCGGAATCAATTCACTGGCCATCGTGCCGTTTGCCCCGTGCGGCGAAAATTTGTAGATGCTCGGTGCGATTGGAAACCGATCTTGGCCGCTAGTCATCGTCGTCAAACGCTGCCCCATACGAATCGATTCAGGCAAATCTTTGTCAAACCAATCGGCCATTGCAGGTTTGTGATCCCACATGTCCATTTGGCTCGGGGCTCCCGCCATAAACAGATAAATCGCACGTTTGGCTTTCGGTGGATGATGCGGCAAACCCGGCAATCCACCGTGCCCTTCCATTTCAGTTGCTTTTGCGTTGCCTATCCCGTTTGAGGCATCAAGCGAAGCCAATGCAACCGCTCCAAGGCCGGCGGAAGTACGAGAAAAGAACGCTCGTCTGGTCAACTGCTCTCGTGCGGATTGCCCGGGTTCCATTGCGTATGACATCGATAGAATTCCTAGTGTCTGTTAACATCTATTCTTAGCGTAGTGGATCTTGTTAAAGATCCTTCCGCTCCATCTATTCTTAGTGTAGTGGATCTTGTTAAAGATCCTTCCGCTTGGGGATCTTTAACAAGATCCACTACGGCCATCGCTCGTCCTTTTGCCGAACAAGCACGAGCGTCTATTTGCACAAGACTTCATCGAGGTTGAGTAGCGTACTGGCGGCGACGATCCAAGCAGCAAACTCCGCCGACGAATCACCACTGAGCTGACTCGCCAATTCTAGATGAGGTTCCATTGCGTATGACATCGATAGAATTCCTAGTGTCCGTTAACATCTATTCTTAGCGTAGTGGATCTTGTTAAAGATCCTTCCGCTCCATCTATTCTTAGTGTAGTGGATCTTGTTAAAGATCCTTCCGCTTGGGGATCTTTAACAAGATCCACTACGGCCATCGCTCGTCCTTTTGCCGAAAAAGCACGAGCGTCTATTTGCATAAGACTTCATCGAGGTTGAGTAGCGTACTGGCGGCGACGATCCAAGCAGCTAACTCCGCCGACGAATCACCACTGAGCTGACTCGCCAATTCTAGATGATTTTCGTAATACACCGTCAAATCAGCGATCAACGATTCAATCTCCTGTCGTTCTTCCATCGTGGGTGGCCGCATCGTGATGGTTTCAAATGCCCAATCAATCTTTTTCGTCGTCGTTGAAAGGCCAGGCACAGCGAACACCCTATTCGCGAACTGCTTCGCTGCTTCCATGTATTGCGTCTCATTCAATAGTACCAACGCTTGCAGCGGAGTGTTGGTTCGTTCTCGCCGAGCTGTACACGACTCACGACTGGGGGCATCGAACGTGGTCATTTGTGGTGGTGGACTGGTTCGCTTCCAAAACATGTAAACACTCCGGCGGTAGACGTTGTCACCGGAATCGGCAACGAAGACGGCTGTGTTGCTGGAGGAATACCCCACCGCTTTCCAAAGTCCCGCTGGTTGCGGCGGCCTGACACTCGGTCCCCCCACTTGGTCGACGAGTAAACATGACAAGGCCAACGCTTGATCTCGGAGCACTTCCGCATCGAGACGGAATCGAGGTCCACGGGCAAGCAGCCGATTGTTTGGGTCGATTCTCAATTGGTCCGCATCGGTTTCTGCGGATCGACGGTAGGCGTTACTCATCACGATCGCCTTGAATAGCTGTTTTACGTTCCAACCGCTTTCGCGAAAGTCGACCGACAACCAATCGAGCAGCTCGGGGTGGCTTGGC encodes:
- a CDS encoding BlaI/MecI/CopY family transcriptional regulator, which encodes MARPVSSQPTEAELAILKILWKQGQATTREIYNGLSADRETNDSTTVHHCG
- a CDS encoding DUF1501 domain-containing protein, giving the protein MSYAMEPGQSAREQLTRRAFFSRTSAGLGAVALASLDASNGIGNAKATEMEGHGGLPGLPHHPPKAKRAIYLFMAGAPSQMDMWDHKPAMADWFDKDLPESIRMGQRLTTMTSGQDRFPIAPSIYKFSPHGANGTMASELIPHMASKVDDIALIKSMYTDAINHDPAITAICTGNQLPGKASLGAWLNYGLGSVNENLPGFVVMTASWTGRQEAQALYNRLWGSGFLPSKHQGVALRSSGDPVLYLSNHAGIDPVVRRRMLDSLSAINKNTAERIGDPETNARIAQYEMAFRMQTSVPDLTDISDEPQHVLDLYGPDVRTPGTFANCCLMARRMAERGVRFSQIFHRGWDQHDVLPKDLPNQCRDVDQASSGLLADLRQRGLLDDTLVVWGGEFGRTIYCQGKLTLNNYGRDHHSKCFTVWMAGAGVREGVVHGETDEFSYNIVKDPVHIRDLNATIMHVMGIDSDRFTYPFQGLDQKLTGVESSRVVREILL
- a CDS encoding alpha-L-fucosidase, with the translated sequence MKNKWLGGLIIGLVLLAARTLGAQEKQPYDGSWESLQKMPVPAWFDDGKIGIFIHWGPYSVIGYRQGGRGYAEHVPKLLYSGREHYYPYMQDRWGATPPDFGYKDIIPEFKAENWDPEAWAKLFADVGFKYCVMTAEHHDGWANWDSDLTPWNAMDMGPKRDLVGDLGKALKTHGLKFAPSYHRERHQTFFAKKLYQVDAVPQDDIAEEIRRVPEAASLYGPFGLSKEFVDDYVARWKEIQTKYQPDFLWIDDVPIFTRNGNNSRTVPPDFKPEVQYFYDSFRNMITDFMNDGAARGAEVYVNNKGGNRNWPAGVGCLEKDNLKLKVIGPKWESCTTFGTSFGYLEGDRYKSIERVIHEMVEVISRNGNFLVNIGPKPDGTIPEPQMERLMAMKSWLSINGDAIYGSRYWKESEQQDEQLAFTTNGKKLYAIKLSKPDAPFVITGMAGWDAEKVASVRLLGSDAPVSYQMTPQGLKITPPTDLGQSEHAWSFEIVTDENQHHPNVIVHDADQALTGTKEVDLEGRADQSDPRHPPMKPFTLSGATVVIETASSATGFAKLPLAEASTWTVTANPQTKNDPLRSLCDGKLSTGIGPVFANGVQNGSYRLDLGTTQSVSAITSWSVDYKGKRGAQKIALYASDAATDPGWDLSDYTPLGTIDTGKAEANYTAASLRATEGHSLGKFRWIVWAVSPVTESGGGENTAFQELAVELAPST
- a CDS encoding glycoside hydrolase family 97 protein, giving the protein MKRCFAIVLVTVLAVPNLFAAPVVVQSPDGQTAAAFEVTNGELFYSVSRDGKPVIGSSKLGIFAGAEIAVVDQSIRENDTSWEPVWGQFATIRDHHRELSLSLTADGIPVNLLCRVFDTGIGFRFVLTEASEGKRMTFTSGYNVLNGAAHYAGQRGGTVGDPATAKKIAVPLVTERTDGLHLALLESDLYSSTGFESMALGANPATKTLAATQSAVSSGEGQMTPWRVILLGETAGDLCVNTVALNLAAPCKLDDTSWIKPGKGLWDWRVHGYDNGEFVYNIDTRSYLRYIDFCAEQGIEYFTVDDFWFTSAEDGEMVVAPEVDIEKVMAYAKDKGVKIMLYYDRKKGNFGDRTLFRHYAKLGASGMKYGFMGNKADFTRDSIHAAAENHLLINFHDGPVPMTGVERTMPNLISREYCHGQQDSRSAFTPETFLRMAMVSGLTGPLDMSNGNFGLNSINAGERMKGPRKRNSYVSTVVSEVARTLVIYTGLVTLPDAPEEYLKKADLFEFLKLMPATWDDTLVLNSKIGEYITTARRSADVWFVGSVSDQTSRTLDVPLDFLEPGKTYQATLYQDAPDTHGLSNSEAYEIKTVTVKSGDVIHAKMAVGGGHAMILRPLK